Proteins from a single region of Nitrospirota bacterium:
- a CDS encoding SCP2 sterol-binding domain-containing protein, with protein sequence MSQLDDHPTVKQFYKGGGANSPAGSLIKKESAWLRQLCLDAGADDVGFVEVNRPEISDQKDEILSVFPPARTLISFACRMNRENIRTPARSVANLEFHHTTDEVNEVARNIVQKMEAEGIRAMNGGAAGFPMEADLWGGKMWILSHKPIAVAAGIGQMGIHRNVIHPKFGNFILLGTVLIDTELETYSQPIDYNPCLSCKLCVAACPTGAIGADGHFDFSACYTHNYREFMGGFTDWVGKIVESKTVKDYRKKMSDAETVSMWQSLSFGANYKAAYCIAVCPAGEDVISPFLTHRKEFVGSVLKPLQEKSETIYVVPGSDAEEYALKRFPNKKVKTVAKGLSGQTSIGGFLRGLPLVFQRGRAKGLEATYHWTFTGREERKATVIIRNQEIQIEEGHQGAADIQVTVESDTWLRLLRKETHIVWALIRRKLRIRGSPKLLLAFGRCFPS encoded by the coding sequence GTGTCGCAACTCGATGATCACCCAACGGTAAAGCAATTTTACAAAGGAGGCGGAGCTAATTCTCCTGCAGGCAGCCTTATCAAAAAGGAATCGGCATGGCTTCGTCAGCTGTGCTTGGATGCCGGTGCAGATGACGTCGGATTTGTTGAAGTTAATCGGCCAGAAATTTCGGATCAGAAAGATGAGATTCTCTCGGTTTTTCCACCTGCAAGAACCCTCATCAGTTTCGCTTGCAGAATGAACCGGGAGAATATTCGGACTCCGGCACGATCCGTCGCGAATCTCGAATTTCATCATACAACCGATGAGGTCAACGAAGTGGCGCGTAACATTGTACAGAAAATGGAAGCCGAGGGAATTCGGGCGATGAACGGAGGAGCGGCCGGATTTCCAATGGAGGCCGACCTTTGGGGCGGGAAAATGTGGATTCTCTCCCACAAACCGATTGCTGTTGCGGCCGGTATAGGCCAGATGGGAATTCATCGAAATGTGATCCATCCTAAGTTCGGCAACTTCATCCTGCTTGGAACGGTTCTCATAGACACTGAACTTGAGACTTACTCTCAACCCATTGATTATAACCCATGCTTAAGCTGTAAATTGTGTGTGGCGGCGTGTCCCACCGGAGCCATCGGCGCTGACGGCCATTTCGATTTTTCCGCCTGCTACACACACAACTACCGTGAATTCATGGGTGGATTCACCGATTGGGTAGGGAAGATTGTCGAAAGCAAAACGGTTAAAGATTACCGAAAAAAGATGTCCGACGCAGAAACGGTTTCAATGTGGCAAAGTCTTTCATTTGGAGCCAATTATAAAGCCGCCTACTGCATAGCGGTCTGCCCGGCGGGAGAGGATGTCATATCCCCATTTCTTACCCATCGGAAGGAGTTTGTCGGAAGTGTTCTCAAACCGCTCCAGGAAAAATCTGAAACCATTTATGTTGTTCCTGGGTCCGACGCGGAGGAATACGCCTTAAAACGTTTTCCTAACAAAAAAGTGAAGACGGTGGCTAAAGGCCTCTCGGGTCAAACTTCGATTGGAGGATTTCTGCGCGGACTTCCACTCGTATTTCAACGGGGCCGCGCCAAAGGACTTGAAGCGACTTATCACTGGACGTTTACAGGGAGGGAAGAACGAAAGGCCACCGTGATTATTCGCAATCAGGAAATTCAAATCGAGGAGGGTCATCAGGGAGCGGCCGATATCCAAGTAACGGTTGAAAGTGACACCTGGCTCAGACTCCTTCGGAAAGAAACCCATATTGTCTGGGCTTTGATTCGTAGAAAACTTCGTATACGGGGATCGCCGAAACTGCTTTTAGCGTTTGGCCGCTGTTTTCCATCCTAG